A genomic region of Raphanus sativus cultivar WK10039 chromosome 6, ASM80110v3, whole genome shotgun sequence contains the following coding sequences:
- the LOC108806693 gene encoding embryo-specific protein ATS3, producing MKTMELFSLSSILLLLALSFTSPILSISDQPLLISSVVHDEEESCPYTVIVTTSCFSPDLSRDQITLALGDADGNKVVAPRLDEPLSGGGGFEKCSSDTFQVKGQCLDTICSLYIYRSGPDGWIPETVEIYEEGSKSVKFDFNKNVPENTWYGHNYCNNTGLPPPSPDKPPPFKPTVPPPHPPHSPPDKPSIPPPAPPHAPPHPPPSAASGRGGGESLVVASAAILIALAAMVV from the exons ATGAAGACCATGGAgcttttctctctctcatccatcctcctcctccttgcgCTCTCCTTCACTAGTCCCATTCTCTCTATCTCTGATCAGCCATTATTAATCTCATCTGTTGTtcatgatgaagaagaaagctgCCCTTACACCGTGATTGTCACCACGAGCTGTTTCTCTCCTGATTTGTCAAGGGATCAGATCACTCTCGCTTTGGGTGACGCCGACGGTAACAAG GTGGTCGCACCGAGACTAGACGAACCGTTAAGTGGTGGAGGAGGTTTCGAGAAATGTTCATCAGACACATTCCAAGTCAAAGGTCAGTGTCTAGACACTATCTGCTCTCTCTACATCTACCGTTCCGGTCCCGACGGTTGGATCCCAGAGACCGTGGAGATCTACGAGGAAGGTTCCAAATCCGTGAAATTCGATTTCAACAAAAACGTCCCTGAGAACACTTGGTACGGCCACAACTATTGCAACAACACCGGTTTGCCACCACCTTCGCCGGATAAACCTCCTCCGTTTAAACCCACAGTCCCACCGCCCCACCCACCTCATTCTCCTCCCGACAAACCTTCTATCCCACCACCAGCACCACCCCATGCACCACCCCATCCACCACCATCTGCTGCCTCTGGACGTGGAGGTGGTGAGAGTTTGGTTGTTGCGTCTGCTGCGATTCTGATTGCGTTAGCGGCTATGGTGGTTTGA
- the LOC130496798 gene encoding uncharacterized protein LOC130496798 has translation MTNNVFVHFTYEDCMYGISVKASVEDVTLSMLQEKMYKKLGLDESKEKLKLSYIPMVRRCQKAVTIADDDDLYVYLGSVDKENQRCLLVVESSERSGPRPQDRLSIAGKRSVGMNYNDLQLLEHEVGPNAITLYVGENQENNEVRAMETGTGKETDTGMETNTAAETDTGMENDTAAENETAAETDTAAETDTAAETDTAAENETAAETDTAAETDTAAENETVHPTADKYVEEPPAIVRSSCIEEWADGLSLNKHDEFPSKKAIQEMVDRAAYSECYRYVTKKSDRNRLVITCSQADCKWVIRASGIGGTEIFSIKSYTKMHTCSRTQQSDSNDKRRASAEVVASFLNEEFPGDVQTPTPKDIKALVKSKLGVMISYSTALRGKNLASCDTRGSPEDSYRMMYSYLYMLEQMNTGTKTSVKLDDSGKFKYLFIALGACIEGFAVMRKVIVVDATWLKNGYGGVLIFAKAQDPNRHCYPLAFAVLDGENHASWTWFFEMLRSVIPDSSELVFMSDRNASLIFAIANVYPQAHHGHCLWHLKENVKGHASNVNKDVVGHRFMELGKMYTMADFNAAYEKFKLRFPSAYTYVEEKTEKDKWARVFFPRDRYNLDTSNSVESMNKVFREARRWALIPMLDCIIRTFSDWFNQRRKDAVSQSLGTKLVPLVENYLHDLWVLARTLPVRELNSYELEYEVKDSNGKMFLTNLIAKTCTCKVWDYEKIPCLHGLAAYIYYTNQVDSGGGRSRDINIVYHELCSKYYWTELWSLAYWRTIYAVPDMSVWEVPDHIRELKIIPPDPIKRKGRKRVNRLPSGGERRRRTQNKKRPRQNFGFNWLLFGNGSSTSEQNTA, from the coding sequence ATGACCAATAACGTATTCGTACATTTTACATATGAAGACTGCATGTATGGTATATCTGTGAAGGCATCAGTGGAGGATGTGACGTTGTCAATGTTACAAGAAAAGATGTATAAGAAGCTTGGGTTGGATGAAAGTAAGGAAAAACTGAAATTGAGCTACATTCCGATGGTGAGACGTTGCCAGAAAGCTGTAACTATTGCTGATGATGACGATCTTTATGTTTACCTCGGAAGTGTCGATAAAGAGAACCAAAGATGTCTTTTGGTTGTGGAGAGTAGTGAAAGGTCGGGACCGAGACCACAAGATAGACTTTCGATAGCGGGTAAACGTTCTGTTGGTATGAACTACAACGATTTGCAGCTATTGGAACATGAAGTTGGACCTAATGCAATTACATTGTACGTTGGTGAGAACCAAGAGAATAACGAGGTGCGTGCTATGGAGACTGGTACTGGTAAGGAGACTGACACTGGTATGGAGACTAATACGGCTGCGGAGACTGATACTGGTATGGAGAATGATACGGCTGCAGAGAATGAAACGGCTGCGGAGACTGATACGGCTGCGGAGACTGATACGGCTGCGGAGACTGATACGGCTGCGGAGAATGAAACGGCTGCGGAGACTGATACGGCTGCGGAGACTGATACGGCTGCGGAGAATGAAACCGTACATCCAACCGCCGATAAGTATGTTGAAGAGCCACCTGCAATAGTACGGAGTAGTTGTATAGAGGAATGGGCCGATGGTTTGAGTCTCAATAAACATGACGAATTTCCAAGTAAGAAGGCAATTCAGGAGATGGTGGATAGAGCTGCATATAGTGAATGTTATCGTTATGTCACTAAAAAGTCTGATCGAAATCGATTGGTGATAACATGTTCGCAAGCTGACTGCAAATGGGTAATACGAGCTTCAGGGATTGGTGGGACGGAAATTTTCTCAATAAAAAGCTACACGAAGATGCATACATGCTCGCGGACACAACAAAGTGACAGCAACGACAAGAGAAGAGCGTCAGCAGAAGTAGTGGCAAGTTTTTTGAATGAGGAATTCCCAGGAGATGTGCAAACTCCAACTCCAAAAGATATTAAGGCTCTGGTTAAGTCCAAACTTGGTGTCATGATATCCTACTCCACAGCATTGCGTGGAAAGAATTTGGCTTCTTGTGATACACGTGGTAGTCCGGAAGATAGCTACAGGATGATGTATAGCTATTTGTACATGTTAGAGCAAATGAACACGGGAACAAAAACTAGTGTGAAATTGGATGACTCAGGTAAATTCAAGTACCTCTTCATAGCGTTGGGAGCTTGCATTGAAGGGTTTGCAGTTATGAGAAAAGTGATTGTTGTCGATGCAACATGGCTGAAGAACGGATATGGGGGTGTTCTAATTTTTGCCAAAGCTCAAGATCCTAACCGTCATTGCTATCCACTTGCGTTTGCTGTACTTGATGGAGAGAATCATGCTAGTTGGACCTGGTTTTTTGAGATGCTTAGAAGCGTTATACCAGACTCTTCTGAACTGGTTTTCATGAGTGATAGAAATGCAAGTCTGATATTTGCCATAGCAAACGTGTACCCTCAGGCTCACCATGGTCATTGTTTATGGCATTTGAAGGAAAATGTTAAAGGGCATGCTTCTAACGTCAACAAAGATGTAGTCGGGCATAGATTCATGGAGCTGGGAAAGATGTATACAATGGCTGATTTCAATGCTGCTTACGAAAAATTTAAGCTAAGGTTCCCTTCAGCTTACACGTATGTGGAGGagaaaactgaaaaagacaaatgGGCAAGGGTTTTTTTCCCCCGTGACAGGTACAACTTGGACACAAGCAACAGCGTGGAATCAATGAACAAAGTGTTTAGAGAGGCAAGGAGGTGGGCCTTGATACCAATGCTGGATTGTATCATTAGGACATTCTCTGATTGGTTTAATCAACGTCGGAAGGATGCTGTTTCACAATCATTGGGTACCAAGCTAGTGCCTCTGGTTGAGAACTACTTGCACGATCTATGGGTTCTTGCGCGAACGCTACCTGTGCGGGAGCTTAATAGTTATGAGCTAGAGTACGAGGTAAAGGATAGTAATGGGAAGATGTTTTTGACGAACTTGATTGCCAAAACTTGTACTTGCAAGGTGTGGGATTATGAAAAGATTCCTTGTCTGCACGGACTGGCTGCTTACATCTATTACACTAATCAGGTGGATAGTGGGGGTGGTAGGAGCCGTGATATCAACATAGTATATCATGAGTTGTGCTCAAAATACTATTGGACGGAACTGTGGTCATTGGCGTATTGGAGGACAATTTATGCTGTGCCAGACATGTCTGTATGGGAAGTCCCGGATCACATCAGGGAGCTGAAGATCATACCTCCGGATCCTATCAAGCGTAAGGGAAGGAAAAGAGTTAATAGACTTCCATCTGGTGGAGAACGCCGTAGGAGGACACAAAACAAAAAGCGGCCTAGGCAAAATTTTGGTTTCAATTGGCTGTTATTTGGAAATGGTTCAAGCACTTCAGAGCAGAACACGGCCTAA
- the LOC130496799 gene encoding B3 domain-containing protein REM7-like has protein sequence MAQPQELHFFQPLLPGFQTYLTIPIVFFSKHIQGKTNGNTWTLTSDATDQTWQVIQEERRLTRGWKEFAEAHDLRIGDIVIFKLEGSMVFHVTPFGPSCCDIQYTSMLVVT, from the exons ATGGCGCAACCGCAAGAACTTCATTTCTTCCAACCTTTGCTTCCTGGATTCCAGACTTACTTG ACAATACCCATTGTATTTTTCTCCAAGCACATCCAAGGGAAGACGAATGGGAACACATGGACACTAACATCCGACGCTACGGATCAAACATGGCAAGTGATACAAGAAGAGAGGCGACTCACCCGAGGTTGGAAGGAGTTCGCTGAGGCACATGACCTTCGAATAGGAGACATTGTCATCTTCAAACTCGAAGGTTCCATGGTCTTTCACGTCACTCCCTTTGGTCCGAGCTGCTGTGACATCCAGTACACATCTATGTTGGTTGTGACTTGA